Part of the Benincasa hispida cultivar B227 chromosome 12, ASM972705v1, whole genome shotgun sequence genome is shown below.
ACTCCATTCATCTCGTGCGGCTGGAACAATGGTCTTCTGTTCATCTCGTGCGGCTGGAACGACTGCTGGGTATTATCCAACGGTTGGAACAACGAGGGTTGGAAAATCAGGTTCGGCTGGGACTTCGCGGTGGCATGGACTTTGCAGGCGGTTGGACCTCGAGCACCGGCGATTGGGCATCGCGTGCGGTTGGAACAACGCGAGCGTTTGGCTGGGCTTCAACACCGTCAGCGAGGATCAACGCATGTGGCTTGGACTCGACCGAGATCTACTGGTTTTTCCAATAATCTCCATAGGCGGCTGGCCCATGCGATCCGACCTGTTCGTGCGGCTGACTAGGGCCGGAATCAACAGACCCGTGCAGCTTGTTAATGGCTGATCCAATCATCTCCTGAAATCAGGGCATCATCATCTGAAAATACGGTTCCATGGCTATTTTAACGACAACTTCGATTTCTGTATTTGTAGTGCCAGATGGCCTTTGCGATTCTCCTATTGGGTTTTCCTCAATGGTGGCTAGatcttgctctgataccatgatgaaaagtaaagagaagaGAAAGTGGCACACACTtgttacgtggaaaaccctagtacagggagaaaaaaccacgatgcAGAGAgcttttattataataatatattacaAAGTAATGGCCAGAGGCTACAGTTTAAATAGAAAAGATGAAACCCCAGGAAACACatgaaaagacaaaaatgcccctaaggcaaatattctatttttcaacAAATAACAATGCCaatcctttctttcttttcttagcATCTCCAAGGCAACTTTTTGGTTAAATTGCAAATTTCTAGTCAGAATTTAATccctatgatttgataaaatactcatataGGAACTCTTATGAGGATTTTACCAAACTATACGACCTAAATTCTATATTAAATTCTAACTCTCCAAACTATAGgaaccaaaatttaaatttaacccAACTTTTTTCTTTGTGAAACTGCAGACAATGGGATTCACCAGCCTTGAGACCAAAATGAGATGTGCATAGAATCATATCAGCAGTCAAGAACTTGGATCATTTAAGGGATGTTTAATTATCAGAAACCATCAAACCTTTATTACAAGAGGCTGCATTCGTTCGTTTGGATCTGTTCTTGGAAGCTTCAGTACTTCCACTCTCTCAGATCAACAAACTTTCTACCAAtaatctccacatgaacaaacACCATCTTTAAAATGATGGAATCGCTTCATATCCCGCAAAATGATCTCTCTCTTACTCATTTTACTGGCATATTTCATGAAAGAATGACAATCCACACAGACTCTAAGGTTTTTCACAATCCTAATGGTCGTTCCGGGGCCCGTACTAACAAGCCCGAAAGCAAGTGCCAACTTCTCACTATGATATCCCAatgcttcttccttttcttcctcttcaatATTATGAAGTACACATTCAATTTCTTTTGTGTAGCCCTTTTCTCTAGCACCTACACTTATCTTATCTAATTTTGAGTATATCTCTACAGCACGGTTATGAGTGTTATCACCAGAAACAAATCTATGTAATTTATCATCCACTTCAATAAAGCTCCATCCTGGATCTTTTTTTGCACCACGATTTTGCATAGAAACTCGCACTCTCTCTGCATCTTCCCATCTCCCTACTGCAGCATATGCGTTTGACAAAAACACGTAACTCCCCGGATGCTTCGGTTCAAGCTGAAGAAGCTTTTTGGATGCTAGTTCTGCCATTTCAATGTTCTTATGAGTCCTACAAGCACAAAATAGAGCACCCCACACCACAAAATCCGGATTTATGGGCATGTCACATATGAACTTTAGAGCTTCATTTAGTCTACCAGCCCGGCCTAGCATGTCTACAACCAGTGTATAATGCTTCATAGAAGGCTCAATCAAGTAGTCATGTCTCATACTGTCGAAAAACTTAAGTCCATCGTTTACTTGTCCAGAATGGGAGCATGCAGTAAGAACAGCAAGAAAGACCACACCATCTGGCTTTGTTCCTGAAAACATGCTGAGTTTTGAGTTTATGAACAAGAAAGTATAAAATTCAGAGAATGACAATCATGATATGAAGTCAAACCTGTAGACTTCATCCATTCAAAGTATTGTAAAGCTTTCTTAAAATATCCATGGATAGCCCAGCCCCAGATCATAACACTCCAAATAAGAAGACCCTTTTCCTTCATTTCATGGAACACTTCTCCTGCAGACTCAATATTTCCACATTTTGCATACATATCCACAAGTGCAGTTCCAATtattagatttaatttgaaaCCATTGCCTGAAAGATAACTATGGATCCTTAGACCAGCATCTAAGGCACCAACTTTTGCACAAGCTGAAAGTGCAGAGACAATTGTGTAAACATTTGGCCGCACGCCTTCTTCAAGCATATGAAAGAAAGTTTCCAGTGCCTTTTCAGGGTCTCCATTCTGTGAAAATCCATTCACCATTGTAGTCCAAGAAACAACATTTTTTCCAGGCATTTTCTCAAACAGTTCCTTTGCTTGACCCAAGTCCCCCTTTCTCATGAAACCATTGATCAAACTATTCCAAGATCCGGTATCCTTCTTCGGCATTGACTTGAATAGCTCCGTAGCTTTTACTAAATCCCCCACTCTACAATATCCATTAATAAGAACATTCCAAATCAACACACTTCCATTCTTTACACTGTCTGGACTTTCATCAAACACCTTCAAGGCAGAACCTAACTCCTCAACTTTCACGTACATATCCACCAACGAAACCCTCACAAAAGAATCAAACTGAAGACCAAACTTCAAAACCCCACAATGCAAAGCCCTCCCAACGCCACCATTGGAAAGAGCCGCCGCTGATTTGAGCACAAACGGAAAAGTAAGCCTATCAGGGCTAATTTTCCACTTCAGCATTAAAACAAAGTAAGAAATTGAGCTCTCAAACCTGAAATTTTCGGCGAGTCCTCGAATCAACGCATTAAAAAGGAAACTGTTCTTCAACTTGAACCGTTGAAAGATGGAGACGGCATAGTCGACAGAATTTAGCAAAGAACACGAAGAGATGAACTGGGTCACAACCCGGCTGCTGGAGAAGATGTTGCAGCGGTAGAGTTGACCATGGATCTGATGGAGGTTGTGGGTCGAATTGGAAGCATGAATTAGATCAATGAAATGGGTTTCAAGAGATGAAATcggagatgatgatgaagacaTTGAGCTGAAAAAAGCGAGCCTTGGCTTGTAAAGAACATGGAGATCTTTCATTCTGTTATTTCCAGTTTAATTCCATCGAAGGGCATAGAATTGAAGTATCGGATCTATTGATTTGGAATTTTGAGTGTTGGAAATTTTTGCGAGGTCTGTTTCTGCCGTTTAGAAGAGTGGGAAACGCGTTGGATTGGAGTTGGGACTTcggcagtttttttttttttcctcctcctTTCTCTCCGGAACAACTTAGGATTGGCAATAGGACCGTGTCAAGTCGGGATGGGGAGGGTTCCCTATCTCCATCCGTGTAAAAAAATTTACCTCTATCCCTACCCCATTTCCCGGGGACAGGGTAGGGATTCTTTGGTTAATCTTGCGTGATTCTctgtttaaatttttatatattttcttttaaatttcatatatttcattattttaaaatttgaatcctAAAAAATAGACTAAAAtccattaaataaaataaacaaatggtAAATCCATGAAATAGAATAAACTAATTCTACAAATTTCCAAGCTCACAAATCCATAAGTCAAATTTTACAAATTCACAAATCCACAAGTCAAATTCTACAAGTTCacttattaaataaaatttgaataaaagttTGAACTAAAATAAATTCATGTCTTATACAACAACCAATATCTTAAGTTTTAGGTCAAATaagtataaaataaaagtggACCAAATAAATATTGGATAAAATAGATATGAGTTGGGCTAAATTAATTCTCGGGGCGAGGATTCCCTCCCCGTCCCTGACCGAGGACCCGAAAAGAGTTCCTGGTTTGACCCTTATCCTCGATCAAATCAGGGATTCATCAACTCGATCAGGTTGGGGTCCACGGGTTTTTTTTCTCATCCCTAGTACAACCAATGAAGACAGAACAAACTTAAAACATAGTAAATCAAGAATCCACCCATGGAGGATGGTCTTCAAACCACATAGTAAAATGTCGAAATCTACAGGCATGGAAAGCTAAAACATGAGCCACAAAGTTACATTGGCAGTTTGCCCAAAAACCCAAGGATAAACCCGCTAAGGTGTATATCTGAATGACATCAACAAAAATCTGAACCTCGTTTGCATGTTTGGCATTTCCATTTAGGAGATTCCAAAGGTTTTTGGAATTGGTTTTAACCTAACAGGAGAGAGATGTCAGCCTTAAGTGCTCTAAAAGTACCATTAAACATGGCAAATGCTTCAACAAGCTCCAATGGACCCGTTACGGAAAAAATGGTTCTCCATAGCAAGCATGACAACACCATTTTTATCTCGAACAATGGCGTCGATACCTATATCCCCATCCAACCAGGCTTCATTAGAATCCACCTTGAAGGAATCAAGAAGAGGGGTTAACCTATGGGTGTCCTCCGTAATAACCAAAGAAGCTCAAGCCGCATGCGATCCCCAGACACAACCCTGAATCAAACTAAGGAGAGATATGGCTATTAGAAATCAGCAAATTGCATCTGTGCCAAATTGCATAAGCAATGAGCGTGAAAACAAAAATGTCAAAAGGGTTCAAAATCTCATTAGCCCGGCAAAAAATAGTATTATTTCCTATCGGCAAGAGGAAgatgttggctttttggcctttaatcttgaattaattaattaatgatttgtGATATCAAACCTGCTCTTATTCATTAACAATTTGAATGTTTCGAAATGGCCATTGCGTAGAGCTTGGAATAtcgattccaacgcaatttgaatcattcaaattgGAGCTCAATTGGAAAAGATATAgtcaaaataagttttttttttaaaaaaaaaatgacctaTCAAGACTTTTTGTTCTTAATCAAAGTGAATTTGTGTCAGTTGAAAATGTAGGAGTGACacatgatggacttttgatttttgttagaaaaaaaaataatttttaaaaatatatatattattatattatattatattatatttgtatcTAATCGTTAGTGGTTGagtttaaaaacaaattaaccACATGCAATAGTTTTATTGGCTATACCTTTTCTCTtctaagaaaaaatatattattattattattgctatTTTTAAATCTTCAACATTGATTTAAATTTCACAAACATCCAATTGCCCAAATTGAATGTGGTTTTTTTACctactttcctctctttttaaactcttcatCTCCCCTATGTTTCTATAACaattttcatcattttcaatcctccataaaATACAAAGTCTCTATTGTTGCTCTTGAAAAACCTCTGAGGGACCATTAAGCGGAAACAGATCATCGTAATTCCTAAAATTTCACAGAACAAAAATTTTACAgcgaatgaaataaaaattatacaaTTCACAAATAATACAccatgcttttaacaatttaccaagaaaaataaataggaTTCAGAacccatacctttgaagaacgattCTTCAATAGAATTTCCTCGATCTCCAATTAGGCACTACCACAAAAGTGACCttagtattttctaaatgaGAATTCAAGAGGAGtggggctctggctattttggttgagagtgattttttttaaagatgagAGGAGAAGAtggatcaagaaaaaaaaacatatagaaCTCTTCTGTGAAATTCTGTGATTCATTCACTGTGAAAACCAAGGAGAGCAACCCCCCACTAGCATGTACtaaagagaaaagagggggagttacaattccctcccaaaaatatttttcaaaaaaataaattaatttattttaatcaataatttagtatatatatttatatgataactaccttatcatataatgtatattaaactatatgttatatcaaatataacacatacaACCTATATTTTCTATACTTTGCTTTCTCTTACCAATAGCTTTTAATATAAaccacatttatattaaatttaa
Proteins encoded:
- the LOC120068557 gene encoding pentatricopeptide repeat-containing protein At1g04840 produces the protein MKDLHVLYKPRLAFFSSMSSSSSPISSLETHFIDLIHASNSTHNLHQIHGQLYRCNIFSSSRVVTQFISSCSLLNSVDYAVSIFQRFKLKNSFLFNALIRGLAENFRFESSISYFVLMLKWKISPDRLTFPFVLKSAAALSNGGVGRALHCGVLKFGLQFDSFVRVSLVDMYVKVEELGSALKVFDESPDSVKNGSVLIWNVLINGYCRVGDLVKATELFKSMPKKDTGSWNSLINGFMRKGDLGQAKELFEKMPGKNVVSWTTMVNGFSQNGDPEKALETFFHMLEEGVRPNVYTIVSALSACAKVGALDAGLRIHSYLSGNGFKLNLIIGTALVDMYAKCGNIESAGEVFHEMKEKGLLIWSVMIWGWAIHGYFKKALQYFEWMKSTGTKPDGVVFLAVLTACSHSGQVNDGLKFFDSMRHDYLIEPSMKHYTLVVDMLGRAGRLNEALKFICDMPINPDFVVWGALFCACRTHKNIEMAELASKKLLQLEPKHPGSYVFLSNAYAAVGRWEDAERVRVSMQNRGAKKDPGWSFIEVDDKLHRFVSGDNTHNRAVEIYSKLDKISVGAREKGYTKEIECVLHNIEEEEKEEALGYHSEKLALAFGLVSTGPGTTIRIVKNLRVCVDCHSFMKYASKMSKREIILRDMKRFHHFKDGVCSCGDYW